Proteins encoded in a region of the Melospiza georgiana isolate bMelGeo1 chromosome 2, bMelGeo1.pri, whole genome shotgun sequence genome:
- the LOC131080444 gene encoding lysozyme g-like — MIPALLLLGLSALVAPSLSYSCYGDISALQAPTISCTPVRASDCGYAMIRRTAEADLPRLRRYEIPIKRVARNLCLDPALIGAIMSQESRVGLLLDNGWDRARQKYGLMQISRQQVQPSVTWDSEEHINQCSNILVLSINEVRARHPTWSWDRQLRGGICTYHARMGNVQVYEADPCSSDYNYVNSVIRRAQYFKRNGF, encoded by the exons ATGATCCCTGCACTGCTGTTGCTGGGTCTTTCAGCCCTTGTTG CTCCATCCCTGAGTTACAGTTGCTATGGTGATATAAGTGCTCTTCAAGCCCCCACGATCTCCTGTACACCTGTAAGAGCCTCTGACTGTG GATATGCCATGATACGGAGGACGGCTGAGGCAGACCTGCCACGCCTGAGGAGATACGAGATCCCAATTAAGAGAGTAGCCAGAAACCTGTGCTTGGATCCAGCACTCATCGGGGCCATCATGTCCCAGGAGAGCCGCGTGGGCCTGCTCCTGGACAACGGCTGGGACCGCGCACGCCAGAAGTACGGCCTGATGCAG ATCAGCAGGCAGCAAGTGCAACCTTCTGTGACGTGGGATAGTGAAGAACACATAAATCAGTGCTCAAATATCCTGGTTCTTTCCATTAATGAAGTACGGGCAAGACATCCTACCTGGTCCTGGGACCGGCAGCTGAGAG GGGGAATCTGCACCTACCATGCCAGAATGGGCAACGTCCAGGTCTACGAGGCAGACCCATGCAGCAGCGACTACAACTACGTCAACAGCGTGATTAGGAGAGCCCAGTACTTTAAAAGAAATGGGTTCTAG
- the LOC131096245 gene encoding LOW QUALITY PROTEIN: lysozyme g-like (The sequence of the model RefSeq protein was modified relative to this genomic sequence to represent the inferred CDS: inserted 2 bases in 1 codon) has translation MHKLLGVSVSCKTSGGGKSSEPAVPEHCQQIQSPFVSRKCIENVGRHPAANMSGCSECYGNILNVDTTGALGTTAKADGRRQQKNMEKYQAKMVKAGNGEGLAPAVIDCWCDLSRAGTELKDSLSDHGNAFGLTQSNKRGWQPYHNFGKPWDTEEHLGQDTEILYRMINXQKKSPSWTEEQHLRGGISSYNAGVNTVQTYDKMGIGRTHNYANDGDVRARFYRKNGY, from the exons aTGCACAAGTTGTTAGGTGTTTCTGTTTCTTGTAAGACCAGTGGGGGTGGGAAGAGCTCTGAGCCAGCTGTTCCAGAACACTGCCAGCAGATACAAAGCCCATTTGTCTCCAGGAAGTGCATTGAGAATGTGGGGAGACATCCTGCAGCAAACATGTCAG GCTGTTCAGAGTGTTATGGGAACATACTGAATGTTGACACAACTGGTGCTTTGGGGACAACTGCGAAAGCAGATGGT AGAAGACAGCAGAAGAACATGGAGAAATACCAGGCCAAGATGGTAAAAGCTGGCAATGGTGAGGGTCTTGCTCCAGCTGTGATTGATTGCTGGTGTGATCTTTCAAGGGCTGGGACAGAACTGAAGGACAGCCTGAGTGACCATGGGAATGCATTTGGCTTAACACAG AGTAACAAAAGAG GCTGGCAACCGTACCATAACTTTGGAAAGCCATGGGACACTGAAGAGCACCTAGGACAAGACACAGAGATTTTATACAGGATGATAAA CCAGAAAAAATCTCCATCTTGGACAGAGGAACAGCACCTCAG GGGTGGGATCTCATCTTATAATGCAGGAGTTAACACTGTCCAGACCTACGACAAAATGGGTATTGGCAGAACACACAACTATGCCAATGATGGGGATGTCAGAGCCAGGTTTTATAGGAAAAATGGATATTGA